From Salvia splendens isolate huo1 chromosome 16, SspV2, whole genome shotgun sequence, a single genomic window includes:
- the LOC121772330 gene encoding sucrose nonfermenting 4-like protein: MHPLDMDYSGESGMVLVPTRFVWRYGGRIVCISGSFTGWTQWPMTPVEGCPTVFQTICSLPPGFHQYKFVVDGEWRHDENQPSANSNIGTVNTIHLTTEANYLAPMLSPRAPPSGHGSNMDVDNDGFQRVVRSSDRTSPEPFSTVSEGDVDVSRHRIAVFLSAHKAYELLPESGKVIALDVELPVKQAFHILHEQGISMAPLWDFSNGKFVGVLSAMDFILIMRELGRNGSNLTEEELETHTISAWKEAKSYLNNQINGQGAIVPRQLVQAGPDDSLNEVALKILQSGVATVPIIHSPSADSPNKNLLHLASLSGILKCICRFFRHSPGSLPVLQLPICSIPLGTWVPKIGEPNHRPLAMLRPSASLSAALNLLIQAQVSSIPIVDDNDSLLDVYSRSDITSLARDKIYTHINLEETTIHQALQYRDDPFSAYGSNIQRCFMCLRTDPLHKVLERLSQPGVRRLVVVEAGSKHVEGIVSLSDAFRFLMGS, encoded by the exons ATGCACCCTCTTGATATGGATTATTCGGGCGAAAGTGGAATGGTGTTGGTTCCGACTCGATTTGTGTGGCGTTATGGTGGGAGAATCGTGTGTATTAGTGGATCTTTTACCGG GTGGACACAGTGGCCAATGACCCCGGTTGAGGGGTGTCCTACAGTGTTTCAAACAATTTGCAGTCTTCCACCCGGTTTTCACCAG TACAAATTTGTGGTTGACGGTGAATGGAGACATGATGAGAACCAGCCTTCTGCCAATAGTAACATTGGAACTGTAAACACGATCCACTTAACTACAGAAGCTAATTACCTTGCTCCAATGCTGAGCCCACGAGCTCCTCCCTCTGGTCATGGTTCAAACATGGATGTCGATAATGACGGCTTCCAACGTGTG GTTCGGTCATCAGATAGAACATCTCCTGAGCCCTTCTCGACAGTATCAGAGGGTGATGTAGATGTTTCCCGCCATCGTATAGCTGTATTTTTATCTGCTCACAAGGCATACGAGTTGCTCCCTGAATCTGGGAAG GTTATTGCTTTGGATGTTGAACTCCCAGTAAAGCAAGCATTTCATATATTGCATGAACAG GGGATCTCTATGGCGCCATTGTGGGACTTCTCAAATGGGAAATTTGTTGGAGTTCTTAGTGCAATGGATTTTATCTTGATTATGAGAGAG CTTGGCAGGAATGGGTCAAATTTGACAGAGGAAGAGCTTGAGACACATACCATATCTGCTTGGAAAGAGGCAAAGTCTTATctgaataatcaaataaatggGCAAGGAGCAATAGTTCCAAGACAACTTGTGCAA GCTGGGCCAGATGACTCATTGAATGAAGTTGCTCTGAAGATTTTGCAAAGTGGTGTAGCTACAGTTCCCATAATTCATTCTCCTTCAGCAGATTCCCCGAACAAAAATCTATTACATCTTGCTTCACTTTCCGGGATACTTAAAT GTATATGCCGGTTTTTTAGGCATTCGCCTGGTTCACTACCGGTGCTTCAGTTGCCAATTTGTTCAATTCCTTTGGGCACTTGGGTTCCGAAGATTGGAGAGCCAAATCACAGGCCATTGGCAATGTTGAGACCCAGTGCTTCACTTAGTGCAGccttaaatttattaattcaaG CACAAGTTAGTTCAATCCCTATCGTCGATGATAATGACTCGTTATTGGATGTATATTCTCGAAG TGACATAACTAGTTTGGCCAGAGACAAAATCTATACACACATTAATCTCGAAGAAACTACTATTCATCAG GCATTGCAGTACAGAGATGACCCATTTTCAGCATATGGCTCCAACATTCAAAGATGTTTTATGTGTTTACGTACCGATCCTCTCCATAAAGTATTGGAAAGGCTATCCCAGCCAG GAGTGAGGCGTCTCGTTGTGGTCGAAGCTGGAAGCAAGCATGTAGAAGGGATCGTTTCGTTGAGCGACGCCTTCCGATTTCTCATGGGCAGTTGA
- the LOC121772329 gene encoding cullin-1-like isoform X1, with the protein MMMNQRNTIDLEQGWDFMQKGITKLKNILEGLPEPQFSSEDYMMLYTTIYNMCTQKPPHDYSQQLYDKYRESFQEYITLTVLPSLREKHDEFMLRELVKRWLNHKIMVRWLSRFFYYLDRYFIARRSLPPLHDVGLTCFRDQVYQELHVKARDAVISLVDQEREGEQIDRALLKNVLDIFVEIGMGQMDYYDNDFEAALLTDTAAFYSRKASNWILDDSCPDYMLKAEECLKREKDRVAHYLHSSSEVKLLEKVQHELLSVYATQLLEKEHSGCHALLRDDKVEDLSRMYRLFSKIPRGLEPVANIFKQHVTAEGSALVKHTEDAASNKKAEKRDVVGLQEQVFVRKVIELHDKFMAYVNDCFLNHTLFHKALKEAFEVFCNKGVAGSSSAELLATFCDNILKKGGSEKLSDEAIEDTLEKVVKLLAYISDKDLFAEFYRKKLARRLLFDKSANDEHERSILTKLKQQCGGQFTSKMEGMVTDLTLARENQASFEEYLSNNPNANPGIDLTVTVLTTGFWPSYKSFDLNLPAEMVKCVELFREFYQTKTKHRKLTWIYSLGTCNINGKFEPKTIELIVTTYQAAALLLFNSADRLSYQEIMTQLNLSDDDVVRLLHSLSCAKYKILNKEPSTKTVSPTDVFEFNSKFTDKMRRIKIPLPPVDEKKKVIEDVDKDRRYAIDASIVRIMKSRKVLGYQQLVMECVEQLGRMFKPDVKAIKKRIEDLITRDYLERDKDNPNLFKYLA; encoded by the exons ATGATGATGAACCAGCGCAATACGATTGATCTAGAACAAGGATGGGACTTTATGCAAAAAGGGATTACAAAACTTAAAAATATTCTTGAAGGATTGCCAGAACCACAATTCAGTTCCGAAGACTACATGATGCTCTACAC GACAATATATAACATGTGTACTCAGAAGCCACCTCATGATTATTCCCAGCAGCTTTACGACAAGTATCGGGAGTCTTTTCAAGAGTATATAACGTTGACG GTTCTTCCTTCTTTGAGGGAGAAGCATGACGAGTTCATGTTAAGGGAGCTGGTAAAAAGGTGGTTGAATCATAAAATCATGGTTCGATGGCTTTCAAGATTCTTTTACTATCTTGACCGCTACTTCATAGCTAGAAGATCACTTCCGCCACTGCATGACGTTGGTTTGACGTGCTTCCGAGACCAG GTGTACCAGGAACTGCATGTTAAAGCAAGGGATGCTGTCATATCTCTG GTCGATCAAGAGCGGGAGGGAGAGCAAATAGATCGAGCTTTGTTAAAGAATGTGCTGgatatttttgttgaaattggAATGGGGcagatggattattatgataatgACTTTGAAGCAGCTCTGCTGACGGACACAGCTGCCTTTTATTCCCGAAAGGCTTCTAATTGGATCTTAGATGACTCGTGCCCCGACTATATGTTAAAG GCTGAGGAATGtttgaaaagagaaaaagaCAGAGTTGCTCACTATCTTCATTCGAGTAGTGAAGTAAAGTTGCTTGAG AAAGTACAACATGAGCTATTATCAGTATATGCCACCCAACTCCTTGAAAAGGAGCACTCAGGCTGTCACGCATTACTTAGGGATGACAAG GTAGAGGATTTGTCAAGGATGTATAGACTATTCTCTAAAATACCTCGTGGCCTTGAACCCGTGGCTAATATTTTTAAGCAG CATGTTACTGCTGAAGGTAGTGCGTTGGTTAAACACACCGAAGATGCTGCAAGTAACAAGAAG GCAGAAAAGAGAGATGTTGTTGGGTTGCAGGAACAG GTCTTCGTCAGAAAAGTAATTGAGCTCCATGACAAATTCATGGCTTATGTGAATGATTGTTTCCTAAATCACACGCTCTTTCACAAG GCTCTCAAAGAGGCATTTGAAGTCTTTTGCAACAAAGGTGTTGCTGGTAGCTCTAGTGCAGAACTTCTAGCCACCTTTTGTGATAACATTCTAAAAAAGGGAGGGAGTGAAAAATTGAGTGATGAAGCAATTGAAGATACACTGGAAAAG GTTGTAAAATTGCTTGCCTATATCAGTGATAAGGATTTATTTGCCGAGTTTTATAG GAAAAAGCTTGCTCGCCGCTTGCTATTTGACAAAAGTGCCAATGATGAACATGAGAGAAGTATCCTGACTAAGTTGAAGCAGCAATGTGGTGGTCAATTTACATCAAAAATGGAGGGGATG GTCACAGACTTGACACTAGCCAGGGAAAACCAAGCCAGCTTTGAGGAATATCTTAGTAATAATCCGAATGCAAATCCAGGGATTGACTTAACGGTGACTGTCCTGACAACGGGTTTCTGGCCAAGTTACAAATCTTTTGATCTTAACCTTCCAGCTGAGATG GTCAAGTGTGTTGAATTATTCAGAGAGTTCTACCAAACAAAAACTAAACACCGAAAACTTACGTGGATATATTCATTGGGAACTTGCAACATCAACGGTAAATTTGAACCAAAGACAATAGAGCTTATTGTGACAACCTATCAG GCTGCTGCACTCTTGCTGTTTAATTCCGCGGATAGATTAAGCTATCAGGAAATCATGACTCAGTTGAACCTGTCTGACGATGATGTTGTTAGGTTGCTTCATTCACTTTCATGTGCCAAGTACAAGATTCTGAACAAGGAGCCAAGCACCAAAACAGTCTCTCCAACCGACGTTTTCGAGTTCAATTCAAAGTTCACTGACAAAATGAGAAGGATTAAG ATACCTCTTCCTCCTGTGGACGAGAAGAAGAAGGTCATAGAGGATGTTGATAAGGACAGAAGGTATGCCATTGATGCTTCAATTGTCCGTATCATGAAGAGCAGGAAAGTCTTGGGTTACCAGCAATTGGTCATGGAATGCGTTGAGCAACTGGGTCGAATGTTCAAG CCTGATGTTAAAGCAATCAAGAAGAGGATTGAAGATTTGATCACTCGAGATTATCTTGAACGCGACAAGGATAACCCTAACTTGTTCAAATACTTGGCATAA
- the LOC121772329 gene encoding cullin-1-like isoform X2, which produces MLRELVKRWLNHKIMVRWLSRFFYYLDRYFIARRSLPPLHDVGLTCFRDQVYQELHVKARDAVISLVDQEREGEQIDRALLKNVLDIFVEIGMGQMDYYDNDFEAALLTDTAAFYSRKASNWILDDSCPDYMLKAEECLKREKDRVAHYLHSSSEVKLLEKVQHELLSVYATQLLEKEHSGCHALLRDDKVEDLSRMYRLFSKIPRGLEPVANIFKQHVTAEGSALVKHTEDAASNKKAEKRDVVGLQEQVFVRKVIELHDKFMAYVNDCFLNHTLFHKALKEAFEVFCNKGVAGSSSAELLATFCDNILKKGGSEKLSDEAIEDTLEKVVKLLAYISDKDLFAEFYRKKLARRLLFDKSANDEHERSILTKLKQQCGGQFTSKMEGMVTDLTLARENQASFEEYLSNNPNANPGIDLTVTVLTTGFWPSYKSFDLNLPAEMVKCVELFREFYQTKTKHRKLTWIYSLGTCNINGKFEPKTIELIVTTYQAAALLLFNSADRLSYQEIMTQLNLSDDDVVRLLHSLSCAKYKILNKEPSTKTVSPTDVFEFNSKFTDKMRRIKIPLPPVDEKKKVIEDVDKDRRYAIDASIVRIMKSRKVLGYQQLVMECVEQLGRMFKPDVKAIKKRIEDLITRDYLERDKDNPNLFKYLA; this is translated from the exons ATGTTAAGGGAGCTGGTAAAAAGGTGGTTGAATCATAAAATCATGGTTCGATGGCTTTCAAGATTCTTTTACTATCTTGACCGCTACTTCATAGCTAGAAGATCACTTCCGCCACTGCATGACGTTGGTTTGACGTGCTTCCGAGACCAG GTGTACCAGGAACTGCATGTTAAAGCAAGGGATGCTGTCATATCTCTG GTCGATCAAGAGCGGGAGGGAGAGCAAATAGATCGAGCTTTGTTAAAGAATGTGCTGgatatttttgttgaaattggAATGGGGcagatggattattatgataatgACTTTGAAGCAGCTCTGCTGACGGACACAGCTGCCTTTTATTCCCGAAAGGCTTCTAATTGGATCTTAGATGACTCGTGCCCCGACTATATGTTAAAG GCTGAGGAATGtttgaaaagagaaaaagaCAGAGTTGCTCACTATCTTCATTCGAGTAGTGAAGTAAAGTTGCTTGAG AAAGTACAACATGAGCTATTATCAGTATATGCCACCCAACTCCTTGAAAAGGAGCACTCAGGCTGTCACGCATTACTTAGGGATGACAAG GTAGAGGATTTGTCAAGGATGTATAGACTATTCTCTAAAATACCTCGTGGCCTTGAACCCGTGGCTAATATTTTTAAGCAG CATGTTACTGCTGAAGGTAGTGCGTTGGTTAAACACACCGAAGATGCTGCAAGTAACAAGAAG GCAGAAAAGAGAGATGTTGTTGGGTTGCAGGAACAG GTCTTCGTCAGAAAAGTAATTGAGCTCCATGACAAATTCATGGCTTATGTGAATGATTGTTTCCTAAATCACACGCTCTTTCACAAG GCTCTCAAAGAGGCATTTGAAGTCTTTTGCAACAAAGGTGTTGCTGGTAGCTCTAGTGCAGAACTTCTAGCCACCTTTTGTGATAACATTCTAAAAAAGGGAGGGAGTGAAAAATTGAGTGATGAAGCAATTGAAGATACACTGGAAAAG GTTGTAAAATTGCTTGCCTATATCAGTGATAAGGATTTATTTGCCGAGTTTTATAG GAAAAAGCTTGCTCGCCGCTTGCTATTTGACAAAAGTGCCAATGATGAACATGAGAGAAGTATCCTGACTAAGTTGAAGCAGCAATGTGGTGGTCAATTTACATCAAAAATGGAGGGGATG GTCACAGACTTGACACTAGCCAGGGAAAACCAAGCCAGCTTTGAGGAATATCTTAGTAATAATCCGAATGCAAATCCAGGGATTGACTTAACGGTGACTGTCCTGACAACGGGTTTCTGGCCAAGTTACAAATCTTTTGATCTTAACCTTCCAGCTGAGATG GTCAAGTGTGTTGAATTATTCAGAGAGTTCTACCAAACAAAAACTAAACACCGAAAACTTACGTGGATATATTCATTGGGAACTTGCAACATCAACGGTAAATTTGAACCAAAGACAATAGAGCTTATTGTGACAACCTATCAG GCTGCTGCACTCTTGCTGTTTAATTCCGCGGATAGATTAAGCTATCAGGAAATCATGACTCAGTTGAACCTGTCTGACGATGATGTTGTTAGGTTGCTTCATTCACTTTCATGTGCCAAGTACAAGATTCTGAACAAGGAGCCAAGCACCAAAACAGTCTCTCCAACCGACGTTTTCGAGTTCAATTCAAAGTTCACTGACAAAATGAGAAGGATTAAG ATACCTCTTCCTCCTGTGGACGAGAAGAAGAAGGTCATAGAGGATGTTGATAAGGACAGAAGGTATGCCATTGATGCTTCAATTGTCCGTATCATGAAGAGCAGGAAAGTCTTGGGTTACCAGCAATTGGTCATGGAATGCGTTGAGCAACTGGGTCGAATGTTCAAG CCTGATGTTAAAGCAATCAAGAAGAGGATTGAAGATTTGATCACTCGAGATTATCTTGAACGCGACAAGGATAACCCTAACTTGTTCAAATACTTGGCATAA